From Bacteroidetes Order II. bacterium, one genomic window encodes:
- a CDS encoding NADH-quinone oxidoreductase subunit A has protein sequence MHLPESYIPVILQSIVAIGFVFISLVITHLLGPKRGGVRKEDAFECGIEGEGDARFPISIKYFMTAILFVLFDVEVIFFYPYAVNFREMGMEGFMAVLLFVSVFLMGFYYVLRKGAFEWDK, from the coding sequence ATGCATTTGCCCGAAAGTTATATTCCCGTAATTTTGCAATCCATTGTAGCCATTGGGTTTGTTTTTATCAGTTTGGTCATCACCCATTTGCTGGGCCCCAAACGGGGCGGCGTTCGCAAAGAAGATGCTTTTGAGTGTGGTATTGAAGGAGAAGGGGATGCCCGTTTCCCCATTTCCATCAAGTATTTTATGACCGCTATCCTTTTCGTCTTGTTCGACGTCGAAGTTATTTTCTTTTATCCCTATGCGGTCAATTTCCGCGAGATGGGCATGGAAGGATTTATGGCGGTATTATTGTTTGTTTCGGTTTTTTTAATGGGCTTTTATTATGTCCTGCGGAAAGGCGCGTTTGAATGGGATAAATAA
- a CDS encoding NADH-quinone oxidoreductase subunit B, translating into MKQRPRVVERPEGYVGEGFFATNIEKVIGIARANSIWPLPFATSCCGIEFMATMGANYDLARFGAERLSFSPRQADLLMVMGTIAKKMGPVLRQVYEQMAEPKWVIAVGACASSGGIFDTYSVLQGIDKVIPVDVYVPGCPPRPEQIIDGVMKIQELVKNESLRRRQSEEYRHLLASYKID; encoded by the coding sequence ATGAAACAAAGACCCCGTGTTGTTGAACGGCCCGAAGGCTATGTGGGTGAAGGATTTTTTGCCACCAATATCGAAAAAGTGATTGGGATTGCCCGTGCCAATTCTATTTGGCCCTTGCCTTTTGCTACTTCCTGTTGCGGGATTGAGTTTATGGCGACCATGGGGGCAAACTACGATTTAGCCCGTTTTGGTGCCGAGCGGCTCAGTTTTTCACCACGTCAGGCGGATTTGTTGATGGTGATGGGAACGATCGCCAAAAAAATGGGCCCAGTACTAAGGCAAGTGTATGAGCAAATGGCCGAACCCAAGTGGGTGATTGCCGTTGGGGCTTGTGCATCTTCTGGCGGGATTTTTGACACCTACTCCGTTTTGCAAGGCATAGACAAGGTGATTCCGGTGGATGTCTATGTACCCGGATGCCCGCCAAGGCCAGAACAAATCATTGATGGGGTGATGAAAATTCAAGAATTGGTCAAGAACGAGTCTCTGCGCCGGCGACAATCTGAAGAATATCGCCATTTATTGGCCTCTTATAAAATTGATTGA